A genomic segment from Gossypium hirsutum isolate 1008001.06 chromosome D04, Gossypium_hirsutum_v2.1, whole genome shotgun sequence encodes:
- the LOC121216431 gene encoding secreted RxLR effector protein 161-like, with product MQGATATPTPMVGSTKLSSLDGSPFEDSHLYRSMYMNAPLDSHWKAVKRVLRNLNGTLSHGLYFTTGQPALVCYSDADWASTIEDRRSISGYCVFLGPNPMAWCPKKQSVVSRSSSSEAEYRSLANCVSE from the exons ATGCAAGGAGCAACAGCTACACCTACACCAATGGTTGGCTCAACCAAGTTATCTTCTTTGGATGGCAGTCCCTTTGAAGATAGTCATCTCTACCGTAGTATG TACATGAATGCACCATTAGACTCCCATTGGAAGGCTGTTAAGAGGGTGCTGAGAAATCTTAATGGTACTCTGAGTCATGGGTTATATTTTACCACTGGCCAGCCTGCATTGGTTTGTTATTCCGATGCTGATTGGGCCTCTACTATTGAGGATCGTCGCTCAATCTCTGGCTATTGTGTGTTCCTTGGTCCCAATCCTATGGCATGGTGTCCTAAAAAGCAGAGTGTAGTGTCCCGTTCATCTTCCTCCGAGGCAGAATACAGAAGCTTGGCTAATTGTGTCTCCGAGTAG